Genomic window (Nitrososphaera sp.):
CTCGACCCGTCAACGCCGTACCACTTGTCGCCGATTTTCTGCCACAGAAAGACCTGGCCGCTCAGAATGGTCTTGTCAATATCAATGGTATCAAGTGAAGCGTTACGTCCTGCCTGGATAGGCAAAACCATTCTCGAAAAACTTTGCATAGACCTAATTAAAGTTGTCTTTTGAGTCACCACTCAAATAGCGTTAAATAACTGGATACAAGACTTGTATTTAGATGACTTCCGGCGAGAAGCCGACCGATCCTGCCGACGCGTTCAAGGCGGCCGTGGAAAAGGGCAGCAGGGCACAGGAAGACCTGGTCAAGCAGTTCTCCGCAATCCAGCAAGACGCTGCGCAGAGCTATCTCGCAATGCTTAGGGGCCTGACGTTTTACAACGCAATGTTCAAGACTACTGTGCAGAGCGGCGGGAGGATATCAATCCCTGAGGCGGAGCGACAAGCCCTTGACATCGATGACGGCGATCTGGTGCAGGTCATAGTGGTTCCGATTGAGCGACGGCACCGCGAGGGCAAGAAAGAGAATACAAAATAACACAGGTTTGACTGCGACTTACAACGACATCTGGTTTCCAAGCAAGAACCGCAAAACAAGTTTGTTAAAAGTCATCGGCTTTTCAATAAAAGGCACGTGACCGCAGTTCTTTATGACGACCAGCTCCAGGTCAGGGATTTCCCGGTACTCCTTGGCGTATTGCACTGGAATCATTTTGTCGCTATCACCCCAAAGCAGCAGCGTGGGGCATGTTATTTTACCCAGCCTGCCCTGAAGGCGAGGGGCATATCTCATGCCAAGCAGTGTGGACATGAAGGCATACTTTGAGTTTGGAAGCTTCATTCTATTTACAAAGTCGTTGATTACATCATCGCTTACGACTGCGGGATCGTATGACATTGCGGAAAAAGCCTTCTCAGAGTTCTCGTAGGTGGGATAAAGCGCTGACATTATGTAAGAGTCGAGGACCGGGGTCGAGGTTCTCATCATTCCTGCGGGCGATACTAGGACGAGTTTCTCGATCTGCCTAGAGTGGCCAACCGCGTATTCAGTGGCAAGGTGTCCGCCAAACGAAGAGGCCACAATTACGGGCTTTAATATCCCTAGGTTTTTGAGGAATGTAGCAAGAAAATCTAAAAAAAAATCCATGGTATACTCGACGGTCGGTTTGTCGCTGTATCCAAACCCGATGATGTCCGGGGCCACAACCCGAAAGTACCTCGCAAGAGTGGGAATGACAAGATTCCATCGGTCGGCAGACGCCCCTATTCCATGCAGCAATACGACGACGCGGTCGGACTCCGACGACAAGACATCCAGGTACCTAACGGAGTAGCCGTTTACGTCGACTATGCGCTGCGGCAGAGATTGCACTTGCAGTAGCTGCATGACTGTTTCCTTCACTAATATACCTATGCGGGTAGGAAGCAAAACAGCGGTTGGGTGTATCCGCGCCAGAACTGCGCTCAGTAGGTAAAGTTCGCCGAAACTGGGTGGACCCCAGGGGTATGCGGCACCGGAGCGGGCTGCACAAGCCTGGTTCCGTCGGAGTTAAAATAGCCGAACTCGCTCTTGGCAGCAGAAATCGAATTCTCCCATTTTGCCTCGTCGAAGCTGTACCCTGCCTGCAAGACAATTGACTCGTAGGCCCTTGCCCCCGCGGTGAGTTCTCTTGAGCATACTCCGCAGCTCGATTGAACTGCGTCTTTGTGCAAACCCGCGGCGCTCGCTCTATTGACGTGGAATAGCCCAAAGTGGGACTGGCTCCTGTAGCCTTCCTGGAGCTCCCAGTTGTCGACTAGCGACCAATGCATGTAACCTATGACGTTTGCCCCATCTTTGATTGCAGACATCATTTCTTCAATATGAGAGACAATGTATTGGGCACGGTGCTTGTCTGAGCCGTCTGCGATGCCGTTCTCTGTAATCATTATCGGTTTGTTCCATTCGTTCTTGATATGCATGAGGATCCTGTACAGGCCATTGGGATAGATTTCCCATCCGAGGTCGTTCTTCATGCTGGCAGGCTGACCATTGGCTGTCAGCGAATCAGAAAAGGCGCCGCCCAGAAATTTCGCTGATGAATTGGCAATGCCCCGGTCATACGAAATGTACGCGCGCCTGTAATAGTTTACACCCACAAAATCAAGTTTGTTTTTCCAATCGGGGTGCTTTATGAAGTTAGGGCTTGAACTATTGTGCTCTACAAGTGTGTTGAGAAAGTTTTGATCCTCCTCCCCATTGACGACCGCATTTATGAAATAGTCATTGGTATAGTAGGACGCGTCTTGCGCCGCCTTGGCATTCTGCGCGTGAGTTTCCTGCTTGTCGTGGACCGGCTCCAGGTCCATCATTGCGTTGGCAAACCCGACCAGCTTTGCGGGACCTGACCTGTCAGCGGCTACGTCGTCAAGGCTAGAGATCGCATCGTAGGCCCGCACGTGTGCCTCCAGCAAACTGTGCAGTGCGACCTTGGCCCTTGCTCCGTCCCCGACAAATCCTGGAGACCAGAGCCCTACTATGTAGCCAAGAGATACATATACCCCAACCGGCTCGTTCAGCGTTAGCCAGTAATCAACCAGGTCTTTGAGCTTCGGGACGACATAGCTGACATATTTCACATACTCGTCGACAGTTTCATTCGAATCCCACCCGCGCAATGATTTGAAATAGCCTTCTCCCTTGCATGAAGGATTGGACTCTACGGGGTCTGCGAGGCAGTCCTTGTTTACGATCGGCGTGAGCACCCAGAGTGGCAGCGTAAAGTGCTCGAGCGTTACTACCGGGGTAATGCCTCTCGCCTTTAGTGCCATTATCATTTGCCTGTAGTGCTCTATGGCGCTCTGGTCCCAGACCCCTTTTTGAGGTTCAATCCTGCTCCATTCAAGGCTCAGCCTGTACGAGTTAAGTCCCAGCGACTTGGCATTATCGAAATCTTTCAGATAGTATTGGGGATCCCATTCGCGGTCTGCCTCGCCTGCGGGTTGCATGTTGTTCGTACCACCGCCCACCCTCTCCTTTATCTGAGGCGAGCTGTTGAAAAAATTAAAGTCGTTGTTTGTAATGTTGCCTTCAACCTGATAGGAAGACGTGGCGGCGCCCCAGAGAAACACCGGTCTTTGTGATGTTGCGCCAGTACCGCCTCCTGGTTTTTCGGCATAGGTCGCGGTAATGGCACCCCTGCCTGCAATACTCGGAAAGGGGAGAACCAGCGCGGTTACGGCAATCAAGGCGAGGGCCTGCAGGGGAAGGCCCACCCCTGAGCGCCTGGAATGCAAAATTGAGAGAACCGAACGCCAACCCCGTTCGACCAAAGCGTTAGTCATCTTATAGAACTATCTTACATCGAAAGTTCTTAAAGAATCTGGAAGAAATTTCAGTGCGCATTTTTCCCCACAACCATCAACTGCAAGCCAGTACTAGTATGGTTTATAGTAAAACCAAGACTGGATAACTTCCGCAGCTCGTCCGTTTGCAGCCCGGCCGAGGCAAGGTTTAAGTTGTGATAAACACTCCCTCGCTGGGGGTTGTTTCCTTGACGGCTTCACAATCACCAATTACCTTGACCCTGCAGGAGGCACAGGTCTCGGCAGGGCAAGAGCTTCACGGGATTGTAGAAATCGGGTATCAGGGCCGGTACGACAGCCTTGTCATTAATTCGCAAATAGAACGGTCAAACGATGTCTTTTCCTATGTCGGGCTCAACGGTAAAAAGGTAAAACACCCCTACGCAAGGTACTCTATATTCAAGTCAGAGCTCGGAGGACGAAGCAAGATAGAGTTCGTTGCTGTCACATCGCATGTGCCCGAGGGCGCTGATACTCCGACCGTCGCCAAGTTCAGGGTGAGCCTTATTCAGGAACACAAAGAGGTGGCGACTGACATCAAACACGTAAGCATCACACGAAGTGCCTGACTCGCTAAAGGCCTAGATTTCCCGACCTGTGGTTCCATGCGTATCTTTGTCGCTTGCCTGCAGGCTGCGCGTGTCCTGATTGGCAGTTGCCTGTCCCGCTCCCTCGGTCTTTGCCTGTGGTGATGCCTGGCCAGCTCTGGACTGGTGACTAAGCGAAGGGGACTGTTGGGGTGCGGTGACCTTGGGTGCAGTAGAAGCGGGCTGGGCTGGCAAAGGTTTCTCCTGAGCCGGCGTTGAGGGCGCGGGCCTTTGCGGGGAGGGGATCATCTTGGTGTAAGGTGGTGGACTGGGTTTTGGAGGAGGCGCCTTGGCCATTGCCCTTCCATACCTATACAGGTGGAACATGCCGGCAAAAACCAACATCATGATGCCTATTATGAACAGGGAATAATTCTTCATTCCATTAAGCACGGCATAGTATGCGGAAATGTTGAGGTATACCTGAAAAGCCAGTAGAACTGCAAACAAGGCGAAAAGCCAGCGTTGGGAAAGTTCGATTGACTTGGCAGCCGCTTTTTTTGGCTGGAGCTTGGCGTTAGCGTCGGCGTGCTTGGCCAGTTTTATCATCATGTATGTGAACCCGAAGGAAAGAGGCACCAGCAGCATCATTACTGTGTAAAAGAATATCGGATCTATTACCAGTCGCTCGAGCAGCGCCTTGTGCGGGTCCGGGTCAATATAGAATCCCCAGTAGGTGGTAACTATGATCTGAGCCAGACTCGTGATGCCGAGCGCAGTAATAATCGGCCTGTCTTTCCAAGAGAACTTTTTGTACTTGTCCAGAAACGGGACTACGAGCAACGAGAAAATGAACAGTCCCGGCCAGGCGACTCCGGTTACGAACTTGTCGTACATTGTACGCAGAAATGCATAGAGGCCTGTGAGATACCATTCCGGCACCGTGATGCCCGGTGGCACTTCGGGCTTGAAGGGAAGCCCGAGACCGACAGGAAACACCCCGCCGGTAAGCATGATAGCTCCTGCCACTGCCATGACCATCGGCACATCGAACACCAGGAATCTTGGAAAGTGGATTACCATCAGGCCCAGAAGGGCTATGGGCAGCATGAAGACATGGAAACCAAAGAAGCGAAGCACAAAGTCATGGAATCCTGCGCCAAAGAACGCATCTCTCATCTGCGGTCCCATGATCGGGATGGAATTGGTAAGCGAGGCGGCAATTGAGATCGCAAGCTCCGCGCGTTCGCTGAAGATAATGTCATAGCCTGTGAATGCTTCCAGAATCGTGAGCACGCCGAGTATGATTCCTGATACCCACAGGATTTCGTTCCTGATCTTGTACCTGCCGCTAAAGTACTGGTAGTACATGTGGAGAAGAGCCATCATGACCATCGCGTTTGACGCGTGGTAGTGGATGTTGCGGATGTGGAAGCCATAGGGTATAGTGTCGTTGATGTTCTTGACGCTATTCCAGGCCCTGTCAAGTATTGGCTCGTACCAGAACATGAGAAGAGCGCCAGTTATGCCAAGAATAATGAAAATTACAAATGTGAGCATCCCAAGAAAGCCTAGGGGGCTGACGAACCTTCCCGGGAAGGTGAACTTGAGGCCCATGAATATACTTCGGTCAATTCCGGCGTAAACCCACCGGAAGAACCTTACGAGGCTATTTTCATACGTTAAGGTAGCGCCCATAACCAACTATCCCATTTTTGTTTGGATCCCACACGGGTGGAAGTATCCACAGATTGCCGTCCGAGTCGACCTCCAAGTCCAGCTTGGCAAGTACGTTTGAAGGAGGCCCCTGGAGAGAAGCCGGGCCCGCAAATGCCTTGCCTGTGAGCGGATCGTACATGCTGCCGTGGCATGGACATTCCCCACGCTTGCGGCCTGGATCTGGCCAATACTTCCATAAACACCACAAGTGCAAACAGACCATGCTATAAGCTCTGAAGGCAGAAGCGTCGTTCTTTTTGCCCCCGAGCTCCTCCGGCAGGCGGATCAACTGCCAGGTTCGAAATGCTTCCTTGTTTAGTACCGGGTCATCGGACATTGGATAAATGATGACTTCGGAATGATTTACATCAAAAGTCTTGACGTTGACCTGGCTTCCGTCTGACAGAAGGGCCTTTGCCTTCTGCGAGGTATTTCCCGCAGGATTTGGAAGAAACTTGCCCCAGTCAACAAACGGCGTAAATGTCATAACAGTCCCGGCAGCGGCCATTAATTTAAGAAAGTCGCGCCGAGACACTCGTCCTCCCGCAACCGGAGGATTCTGCGCCATTCAGTCACGAAAGGCATCTAATAAGTTAATAAACGTTTGTGAAAATGAGCATTAGCGCCTGAAAAACGGTTCTAGTGAGGCGCGCTATCCTTGCCTTGCAGGGCCCAAGAGGTGCCGTCGAGCTTTGCATACTTTAAAAATGCCCCCGACGAATCTGCCGGCACGTTTGCGTTTTGAAGCAAGGACTCGACCATTATGGTTTTGAAAAACTTGCTTCCTGTAAAGTTTGCGTCCTGGGCATTTGCCCACATAAAGTTCGTGAGCGTAAGGTTTGCGTTCGCAAAGTTTGCTCCCTTGATTTCCGTGTACATTAGCAGGGTTCTCTCCAAGTTCGCGCCCTCAAAATTCGCCGAATTCAACTCCGCCTGCACCAAGTTGGAGCCAGACAAGTTTGCATTTGCAAAAGAAGTTCCATTGGCGACCACACCGTTCAGAAAGGCGCCTTCAAGGTTCTTGCCTGAAAAGTCCTGCCCTGAGATGTCTAGCTTTAAAGTTAGGTTGCTAATTCGCCACTTGTTAAATTCTGCAACAGACTCACGTTTCAAAAGGTCAATTCCGTTTGAGGAGGCTCCGGACACGACAAAATCCTTCGTGGCCTAGCGGTCTATATATTGTTGCCCGTCTTTCCAGGAATCCTGCAGGACCAGTTACCCTGAGCCTCAAGCCGGGTCCTTGCGGTCGGGAGGCGAGCCATCTCCGTTATGCTCCCAGGGGTTTATTCCCCACTGGTAGCGCAGGGCATCTATCAAGCCCTCAGCATACCCAATGCTTAGAACCGCGAGCTCTGGTTTGTGCTGATTTAGGAATCTTTCGGCGTCAAGTATGTAATATTCGGCATTGTCCAGAACCTCAAATACGCCTCGCCTGCTGGCCGTATCTGCTGCGTGCGCTGTTATGTAGCCTCTCATTTGCCTGACCGCACTTTTCGCCTTCGGCGCGTATCTCGACATCATCCTTTCAGATACTGTTCGTAATGCAAGACCGTTGTCGCTTGCGGGACCGAGGCACTCGGAGAATTGTTCAATGTATTCAAGTTCGGTAAAGTGCAGAGAGGCAGGAATGATTATCGAGTGCGGCCCCTCTCCAAATTCCGCCGACATCACGCGCTCAAGCGGTCCAGACAGTATGCGCTGGTCGCGGCTTCCTATCCTTGACGCGACAATGACAAACGTCCGGGGGAGAATGAGCCCCAGCTCCTGGTCCTTCTCGACTTGCTCGAGCATGCCAAAGGCAACGCGCGGCTCTAGAAAGTGACTTTCTGAAGAACCTGGTGGGGCATCAGGTCCGGAGTTGTTATTATATTCGAGCAGAACCAGGCTGTGGCTGCCACTCAAAATGTTTTCTCGAATTTTTTCGTACACGCTAATCGCGGAGTGCGGGTCCGCCATGACAGTTGACGTCCTGCCAAACCTGTAGTACTGCAGGCCGGTCTCCCCAATCAGCGCCGATATGCCTGATGCTGAATGCATGATTCTGGTAGGAATACCCCGCGCGGCCGCTCTGGTCCGAAGCTCGGAATGAGTGGTTGCAATGAGCGGGTCGCCATAAGTAATCAAGGCGACGGAGCCATTCTTTGCTCTCTCGAGTATTTCCCTCCCGTCCTCGACATACCATCTGGCGACCAGCTCTGGCTGCTTGTCCAGCATGTTTCTGAGCTCTTCCAAGTCCCTGTCCGAAAGGTAGCTTGTGAAGCGCTCGACGCAAACAGTATCACATTTTTTCAGTTCATCCAGAGCCGCAAGGCTAAGACCCCTCACTCCGTCAATTCCCGTGCCTGCAAACAATAGCATTAGGTTACGTTAGCAGAATCAATTACAGACCGTTATATCCTAAACTATGCCTTGGCTGATTTCTGGTTGTGATGGATGCGTGACAGGTGGAACATTGCCCTTCCGTAAACCTCGATGCTGGATACATACTCGTCAATGTTGACCCGCTCGTCTGCGGTGTGGGATGCGTGCGGGTCGCCCGGACCGTAAGTGACTACCGGTATCTTGAAGTTGTGACCAAGGACGTTCATGTCCCCTGTGCCGGTTTTCCGTAGGAGCATGGGACGGCTCTTCCTGACATCAAGCACGCCCAGTATGAGCGACCTGACAAGCGGCGATGAGTGGTCGGCCTCAAACGGTTCCGTCTTGTCCTCTATTCGTACGGTCGTCTTGACGCCCTTTTTTGACCCCGTTTGCGCAATTACTGATTCGACTGCGGAGAGGACCTTGTCGCAGGTCGTGATTGTGGGAACCCTGATGTCTATCGTGATTCGGCACTTTTGCGGTGTCACGTTGTGGCTCGACCCTCCGCTTATCTCGGTGAGACAGCAGCTGATGGATTTGGCCTTGTTCTCGGCCGTGCCGATGCGCTCAATTTCGGACTTGATTGCAAGCCAGAACTCGCTCATCTCCTCGATGGAATTCTTTGCCAGCCACGGCGCGCTTGCATGCGCGCTGTCCCCGACGTCGCAGGTCAGCCTTATCGCCAGCCTTCCCTTGTATGCAACCGTGACGTTGTCAATGCCCGAAGGCTCCCCGAATATTGCATAGTCTACACCCAGCTTGCTCTTTACAAGCTGCTTCACACCCGCCGCGTTGCCCTCTTCATCAACCACGCCTGCGAAAATCGCAGTTCCGCTTTGCTTTGGAAATTCAGAAGCCGCAAGCAGCATCGCAATGAGCGGCGCCTTTGCATCGGATGCTCCCCTGCCGTAAATATGGCCGTCCTCGATTCGGACAGGGACCTGGCCTGGCACGGTATCCATGTGGCCGCATAGCAAGATCCTGGGAAAACCACTTCCCCTTGTGGCAATGATATTGCCAACACTGTCGATGTTTACCTGTTCAAATCCCAGGTCATTGGTGCATCTGTCCCGCAGCAGGTTGGCAAGGGCCGCCTCGGAACGCGATGGAGTATAAATTTCCAGGGCCTTTTTCAGTAGCTCGACCGCGTAGCTAGGAGAAACCAAAGGACTATTTTTTTCCTGCCGCTATGGCATACTCGATCATCAGTCCCGGGATGTCGACTCCCGTGACCCGT
Coding sequences:
- a CDS encoding AbrB/MazE/SpoVT family DNA-binding domain-containing protein, with protein sequence MTSGEKPTDPADAFKAAVEKGSRAQEDLVKQFSAIQQDAAQSYLAMLRGLTFYNAMFKTTVQSGGRISIPEAERQALDIDDGDLVQVIVVPIERRHREGKKENTK
- a CDS encoding alpha/beta hydrolase, with protein sequence MQLLQVQSLPQRIVDVNGYSVRYLDVLSSESDRVVVLLHGIGASADRWNLVIPTLARYFRVVAPDIIGFGYSDKPTVEYTMDFFLDFLATFLKNLGILKPVIVASSFGGHLATEYAVGHSRQIEKLVLVSPAGMMRTSTPVLDSYIMSALYPTYENSEKAFSAMSYDPAVVSDDVINDFVNRMKLPNSKYAFMSTLLGMRYAPRLQGRLGKITCPTLLLWGDSDKMIPVQYAKEYREIPDLELVVIKNCGHVPFIEKPMTFNKLVLRFLLGNQMSL
- a CDS encoding glycoside hydrolase family 1 protein → MGLPLQALALIAVTALVLPFPSIAGRGAITATYAEKPGGGTGATSQRPVFLWGAATSSYQVEGNITNNDFNFFNSSPQIKERVGGGTNNMQPAGEADREWDPQYYLKDFDNAKSLGLNSYRLSLEWSRIEPQKGVWDQSAIEHYRQMIMALKARGITPVVTLEHFTLPLWVLTPIVNKDCLADPVESNPSCKGEGYFKSLRGWDSNETVDEYVKYVSYVVPKLKDLVDYWLTLNEPVGVYVSLGYIVGLWSPGFVGDGARAKVALHSLLEAHVRAYDAISSLDDVAADRSGPAKLVGFANAMMDLEPVHDKQETHAQNAKAAQDASYYTNDYFINAVVNGEEDQNFLNTLVEHNSSSPNFIKHPDWKNKLDFVGVNYYRRAYISYDRGIANSSAKFLGGAFSDSLTANGQPASMKNDLGWEIYPNGLYRILMHIKNEWNKPIMITENGIADGSDKHRAQYIVSHIEEMMSAIKDGANVIGYMHWSLVDNWELQEGYRSQSHFGLFHVNRASAAGLHKDAVQSSCGVCSRELTAGARAYESIVLQAGYSFDEAKWENSISAAKSEFGYFNSDGTRLVQPAPVPHTPGVHPVSANFTY
- a CDS encoding cytochrome b N-terminal domain-containing protein, with translation MGATLTYENSLVRFFRWVYAGIDRSIFMGLKFTFPGRFVSPLGFLGMLTFVIFIILGITGALLMFWYEPILDRAWNSVKNINDTIPYGFHIRNIHYHASNAMVMMALLHMYYQYFSGRYKIRNEILWVSGIILGVLTILEAFTGYDIIFSERAELAISIAASLTNSIPIMGPQMRDAFFGAGFHDFVLRFFGFHVFMLPIALLGLMVIHFPRFLVFDVPMVMAVAGAIMLTGGVFPVGLGLPFKPEVPPGITVPEWYLTGLYAFLRTMYDKFVTGVAWPGLFIFSLLVVPFLDKYKKFSWKDRPIITALGITSLAQIIVTTYWGFYIDPDPHKALLERLVIDPIFFYTVMMLLVPLSFGFTYMMIKLAKHADANAKLQPKKAAAKSIELSQRWLFALFAVLLAFQVYLNISAYYAVLNGMKNYSLFIIGIMMLVFAGMFHLYRYGRAMAKAPPPKPSPPPYTKMIPSPQRPAPSTPAQEKPLPAQPASTAPKVTAPQQSPSLSHQSRAGQASPQAKTEGAGQATANQDTRSLQASDKDTHGTTGREI
- a CDS encoding twin-arginine translocation signal domain-containing protein, whose amino-acid sequence is MAQNPPVAGGRVSRRDFLKLMAAAGTVMTFTPFVDWGKFLPNPAGNTSQKAKALLSDGSQVNVKTFDVNHSEVIIYPMSDDPVLNKEAFRTWQLIRLPEELGGKKNDASAFRAYSMVCLHLWCLWKYWPDPGRKRGECPCHGSMYDPLTGKAFAGPASLQGPPSNVLAKLDLEVDSDGNLWILPPVWDPNKNGIVGYGRYLNV
- a CDS encoding pentapeptide repeat-containing protein; protein product: MSGASSNGIDLLKRESVAEFNKWRISNLTLKLDISGQDFSGKNLEGAFLNGVVANGTSFANANLSGSNLVQAELNSANFEGANLERTLLMYTEIKGANFANANLTLTNFMWANAQDANFTGSKFFKTIMVESLLQNANVPADSSGAFLKYAKLDGTSWALQGKDSAPH
- the dph5 gene encoding diphthine synthase, whose protein sequence is MLLFAGTGIDGVRGLSLAALDELKKCDTVCVERFTSYLSDRDLEELRNMLDKQPELVARWYVEDGREILERAKNGSVALITYGDPLIATTHSELRTRAAARGIPTRIMHSASGISALIGETGLQYYRFGRTSTVMADPHSAISVYEKIRENILSGSHSLVLLEYNNNSGPDAPPGSSESHFLEPRVAFGMLEQVEKDQELGLILPRTFVIVASRIGSRDQRILSGPLERVMSAEFGEGPHSIIIPASLHFTELEYIEQFSECLGPASDNGLALRTVSERMMSRYAPKAKSAVRQMRGYITAHAADTASRRGVFEVLDNAEYYILDAERFLNQHKPELAVLSIGYAEGLIDALRYQWGINPWEHNGDGSPPDRKDPA
- a CDS encoding M20/M25/M40 family metallo-hydrolase gives rise to the protein MVSPSYAVELLKKALEIYTPSRSEAALANLLRDRCTNDLGFEQVNIDSVGNIIATRGSGFPRILLCGHMDTVPGQVPVRIEDGHIYGRGASDAKAPLIAMLLAASEFPKQSGTAIFAGVVDEEGNAAGVKQLVKSKLGVDYAIFGEPSGIDNVTVAYKGRLAIRLTCDVGDSAHASAPWLAKNSIEEMSEFWLAIKSEIERIGTAENKAKSISCCLTEISGGSSHNVTPQKCRITIDIRVPTITTCDKVLSAVESVIAQTGSKKGVKTTVRIEDKTEPFEADHSSPLVRSLILGVLDVRKSRPMLLRKTGTGDMNVLGHNFKIPVVTYGPGDPHASHTADERVNIDEYVSSIEVYGRAMFHLSRIHHNQKSAKA